The DNA window GTCGCGTCCCTGGTTGACCGCATTCTTGATCAGGGCGAGTCCGCCCAGCTCCCCGACAATGAACATGCCGGGAACGTTGGTTTCGTACTCCCCGGTGAGCTGTGGCATGTCAGCGCTGATGCCAGGATTGGCCATCACGATCTCGATGGCGCCGACGGGACACGCCTCCGCACAGAGACTGTGTCCGATGCACTTGTGTCCATTGATGATCGCGGCCTTCCCGGCAATGATGCCAAGCACGTCCCCTTCAGGACAGGCGTCGGCACAGGTGCCGCAGCCGATGCATTTCGAAATGTCGATGTGAGGATGCTGTGCCTGGGGTCCCCCTGAATGCAGCTTCCCGCGCTCCGCCGCCTCACGCGCATCACGCTCACGCCGGCGCACCCGCCGCATGTAGGGGATGGTGGTCACGAAAACAAGGACAACGAAAATCAGAAATATCAGAAAACCTTCCATGGAGCAATGCCGTAACTTGTGGTGGCTTTTACATACCGGGGCGTGTGTGGATCGATTCCGTAAAAAATACGCGTGTAGCGGGCACAGGGCAAGTCTGAACGAGTGTTGCGGGAATTACGCTAAATCCTTTACATTATGGCGAATACACTGCTTCACGCATAGAAGCGCGTGATGGAGTAATCCGCGTCATCTCCACCCAGCTCCCCATTGCCGTATGTCGCCAGCTGTACATCGACTTTACGTATGGACCCTTGTTGTTCTCGGTGTAGGAACCGCGTTGATCGTGGGATATGAGGGCTTCCGTTACTATTCAACGACTCCGGAAGAGCGGGGGAATATCCTCGCTGATTACGAAGCGCGCATATCCGACATTGATGTCGAACTTGAGCTGATGGGGGAAGGACTCGGCAGCATGGACATGACCGAAGAGAAACTGCGCGAACGGCAGGAGGAACTGCGCCAGGAGTCCGCCTACTGGGCGAACTGGGGTGCGACGGGGCTTTTCGGACATGGACTCGGTATCGTCGGTTCTCTGATGATGATCTCCGGTGTCGCGATTTACTCGACGCGCAAACGCGTCAAGCGTTTCCGCTTCGCAGGGAAAATCAAGCATTTCCTCGAATTCCACATCTTCCTCTGCCTGCTTGGTCCCACACTCGTCGTGTTTCATTCCACCTTCAAGTTCGGGGGAATCGTCTCGGTCAGTCTCTGGAGCATGATCTTCGTCGCACTCAGCGGTATTTTCGGACGCTACATCTATACACAGATTCCGAAGACCACTGATGGCGATGCGCTGTCGCTCGATGAACTGGCGCGGGAAAACGAAGTGCAGACCATGCGGCTGCGCACCCGTTTCCACCTTTCACCCGCGGCGATCATGGCGATTGACAATGTGAGTACGCTCGGCAGTGTTTCGCCTGAGACGCCGGTGTTCAGAACCATCGTCAGCCTGCTGCGCGACGACCTGATGCGCAGGGGACGACTGCGCAGCATGCGGTCGGCACTGCTCGCCGAGGAAATTCCTTCAGAGCAGATCGACGCCGTGCTGCTGGCGGCAAAAAACAAGGCGCTGCTGGTGCGGAAAATCGCCTTTTTTGACACGGCACGCGCCCTGTTCCAGTACTGGCATGTCATCCACCTGCCATTTTCCATCATCATGTTCCTGATCCTTATCGTCCACATCGTGTTAACTGTCTCCCTCGGCTATACCTGGATTTTCTGAACTCGTCTGCTTTTCCGGCCACCACCGCGTCTTCAACCACAGCGGAGTGCGATGCACCGTTTCTACCTTATTTGTGTCGTTTTCTTTTTCCCCCTGCTGCAGACGCATGCACAGCTTGCGTCGCCGGGGAAGCTTTCCAACGCGCACAGCAAGCTCGAGGGAGTGAACAACTGTGCCAAATGCCACAATTTCGGGGAGAAGAGTTTCCGCGAGAACTGTCTCGACTGCCATAAGGAAATCGCTGTTCGCGTCAGGGAGAAGCGGGGGTATCATTTCTATACGCGCAAGCTCGAGTGCTCGAAATGCCACAAGGAGCATCATGGACGAAAGTTCGAACTGGTGCGGTGGAATCCGGAAAAATTCGATCACCGGCAGACGGGGTTCCTGCTGGAAGGAAAGCATGACGGACTCGATTGCAGGAAATGTCATCGCCCGGAAAACATTCATGCGAAGGACATTCGCAGTAAGGGAAAGAGCATCATGCGCAGCACCTATCTCGGACTGTCGACGGACTGTGCGAACTGCCATGAAGACGAGCACAGGGGACAACTCAAGAACTGCGAGAGCTGTCATTCACAGAAGGACTGGAAGGATGTGTCCTTTTCGCATGCGCGGGCGCGCTTTGCGCTTGAGGGACGCCATTCCTCAGTTGCATGCGGGAAATGCCATCCGGAAAAGGATGACGGAAAGTCGCGCAACGGCGATACCAAATACCTGCAGTTCCGCGGCATCGCATTCGGCAACTGCACTGCCTGCCATGAAGATCATCATAAGGGCGCGTACGGGAAGGACTGCACGCAGTGCCATAGTCCCGCCGGCTGGAAGCAGCTGCGCATTGCCGAAGGCAGTTTCGATCACAGCAAAACGGATTTTCCCCTCGAAGGACGACACGCCGCGGTGCAATGCATGCAGTGTCACACGGGTGGGGATTTCGGGAAATTCGCCGGTGCGGATCTTTCCCACTGCAATGTCTGCCATGAAGACTATCACCTCGGACAGTTCGCAGGGAGGGAGGATGCCCGGGACTGCAGCGGGTGTCATACCGTGGCAGGTTTTTCCCCGGCGCTGTTTCCAGCCGAAAAACACGCGAAAACGCGCTTCCCGCTGCGCGGTGCGCATGAGGCCATTCCCTGCATCCGCTGTCATGTGGAAACAACAATTGACGGGAAGGCAACGCTGCGCTTCCACTGGGAGGCGCTTCGCTGCCAGGATTGCCATAAGGATCCGCATGATGGACAGTTTGCGCAGCGCGTTTCATCGGAGGGATGTGAATCCTGCCACGACAC is part of the bacterium genome and encodes:
- a CDS encoding cytochrome c3 family protein, producing the protein MHRFYLICVVFFFPLLQTHAQLASPGKLSNAHSKLEGVNNCAKCHNFGEKSFRENCLDCHKEIAVRVREKRGYHFYTRKLECSKCHKEHHGRKFELVRWNPEKFDHRQTGFLLEGKHDGLDCRKCHRPENIHAKDIRSKGKSIMRSTYLGLSTDCANCHEDEHRGQLKNCESCHSQKDWKDVSFSHARARFALEGRHSSVACGKCHPEKDDGKSRNGDTKYLQFRGIAFGNCTACHEDHHKGAYGKDCTQCHSPAGWKQLRIAEGSFDHSKTDFPLEGRHAAVQCMQCHTGGDFGKFAGADLSHCNVCHEDYHLGQFAGREDARDCSGCHTVAGFSPALFPAEKHAKTRFPLRGAHEAIPCIRCHVETTIDGKATLRFHWEALRCQDCHKDPHDGQFAQRVSSEGCESCHDTESWFVMEFDHSSTKFPLRGKHRDLLCEKCHVRESDGGSAARRFRFTDMSCAACHEDRHAGQFADEQGKVDCSRCHQEYGWSKLLFDHATMSRFPLTGRHQSLQCDRCHKTETTGGVAMIRYRPMEHSCSSCHPMREEK